Proteins from a genomic interval of Fusarium oxysporum Fo47 chromosome I, complete sequence:
- a CDS encoding mitochondrial 54S ribosomal protein YmL49: MSRALFRSMLELRAPSARLSTPSSILAIQARAFTSTAPIVEPFPERHPKNATNPTANEPRPLAFKVSHPTPPPKPMEDSVKNLLPFLAAQPDHYITVHVHGFPYLVREGDQVRLPFRMPGVQPGDVLRLNRASVLGSRDYTMKGAPHIDERVFECRATVVGTESEPLRIKIKKKRRQRRKRQAKSKHRYTILRISELNINNLEDIE; encoded by the coding sequence ATGAGCAGGGCACTTTTCCGCTCCATGCTGGAGCTTAGAGCTCCCAGCGCTCGACTCTCGACACCCTCGTCTATATTGGCAATCCAAGCCCGCGCCTTCACCTCCACAGCTCCCATCGTCGAGCCATTCCCTGAGCGTCACCCAAAGAATGCCACCAATCCCACGGCAAATGAACCTCGACCCCTCGCTTTCAAAGTCAGCCATCCTACACCGCCTCCAAAGCCTATGGAAGACTCAGTCAAGAACCTTCTGCCATTCCTTGCCGCCCAGCCAGACCACTACATCACTGTTCATGTCCATGGATTTCCCTACCTTGTGCGCGAGGGCGATCAAGTTCGTCTACCTTTCCGTATGCCCGGCGTTCAACCTGGAGATGTACTACGACTCAACCGTGCGAGTGTTCTTGGTAGCAGAGATTACACCATGAAAGGCGCTCCCCATATTGATGAGCGGGTTTTTGAGTGCAGGGCTACTGTTGTTGGAACAGAATCTGAACCGCTACGAATCAaaatcaagaagaagaggaggcagaggagaaagagacaGGCAAAAAGCAAGCACCGATATACTATTCTACGGATTTCGGAGCtgaacatcaacaacttGGAGGATATCGAATGA
- a CDS encoding kinase-like domain-containing protein yields MATASPTPMGNGLVRRTSQRQALRRLPSRPIMNHSDNFHGSTNAALPKGYHPKPQQFHDDSSEDEIPVPMKLSALTKALLNDGAPTSTEQAPSPPRTRRRTSALNASTSSATETRRHRRSGSAQAHDTRSSRQASPTPATSREISPVRKRVVRLSNTPQSLSQMKPTKRRSTSVSRSNQRSRPHSRPGSRDMSSDERQDSKQDSKDSKHDSQLDVNTPAQGGRVVRINAGSPSNRSRVGSTGPSSGRSMERSMLDRSAIEDNDQPEEPATVARNPPPFHQGSVSRYPSTSTRTRPEDNINLQSSMRVKRVSKVAGSFLSGPARRGRRRQSEEEGEANADLELILSSQEAESQPGEDQHAASYYGDGIRDFNSGSPVSGQAAARAVHRRNASNMDLRLGSARASRETSPREPTPEVQVPEPEPKSEQEEEIHYRLPAPRPELPSGRDQENDVQASLKRTKPSMEVLLDKMPKRPMSADPAPLRTVSPDRKPLASMARNTPLRQAPPPPPKMSVLEAATTTAGAATTTQAKQRRNILRVNGVAYTRLDCLGRGGSGKVYRVAAENGKMFALKRVSLENADDSTIKGYLGEIDLLKKLGEVERVIKLFDCEMNTEKQVLTLLMEIGELDFNTFLRKRYNPEASKFDPVFVRFYWKEMLECLQAVHQCDIVHSDLKPANFVLVKGQLKLIDFGIANAIQTDETVNVHRETQVGTPNYMSPESLMDSNNPRGGRVPGRPKLMKLGKPSDIWSLGCILYQMVYGLPPFGHIANQMSRCQAIINWDHDIEFPSRGMGGMSVPPSLIRTMKRCLNRDHHMRPTCEELLHESDPFLYPAELTDKALPIDEELLARIIQSVVTRCRERMPTESESLSVWPQAYWASVKKAMAGRM; encoded by the exons ATGGCGACAGCTTCGCCGACGCCCATGGGCAATGGTCTTGTCCGACGAACATCCCAGCGGCAAGCTTTAAGGAGATTGCCATCGCGACCCATTATGAATCACAGCGACAACTTCCATGGTTCAACGAATGCTGCTCTCCCTAAGGGCTACCATCCCAAACCCCAGCAATTCCACGACGACAGCTCCGAGGATGAGATCCCAGTGCCTATGAAGCTGAGCGCTCTCACCAAGGCGCTTCTAAACGACGGCGCTCCTACATCAACAGAGCAAGCTCCTTCACCTCCCCGGACGCGGCGACGTACCAGTGCCCTGAACGCGTCCACATCATCAGCGACTGAGACACGCCGGCACAGAAGATCCGGAAGCGCCCAGGCCCACGATACAAGGTCTTCAAGACAAGCTAGCCCGACACCAGCTACAAGCAGAGAAATAAGTCCGGTACGAAAGAGGGTTGTAAGATTAAGCAACACACCTCAGAGTCTCAGCCAAATGAAGCCAACAAAGCGACGCTCAACTTCAGTCTCCCGATCAAATCAACGATCTCGACCTCACAGCCGCCCTGGTAGCCGCGATATGTCTTCTGACGAGAGACAGGATTCCAAGCAGGACTCTAAGGATTCCAAGCATGATTCTCAATTGGACGTGAACACACCTGCACAAGGTGGACGCGTCGTCCGAATTAATGCTGGTTCTCCAAGCAACAGGAGCCGAGTTGGCTCCACTGGCCCTTCTTCAGGGAGGTCGATGGAGCGATCCATGCTAGATAGATCTGCTATTGAGGACAACGACCAACCTGAAGAGCCAGCCACAGTCGCGCGAAATCCTCCTCCCTTCCACCAAGGCAGTGTCTCTCGATACCCTTCAACAAGTACAAGGACACGACCTGAGGATAATATTAACCTACAGAGTTCAATGCGTGTGAAGCGTGTTAGCAAGGTTGCAGGTAGCTTTTTGAGCGGACCAGCCCGACGCGGTCGCCGAAGGCAGAGCGAAGAGGAGGGGGAGGCCAACGCTGATTTAGAATTGATATTGTCTAGTCAGGAAGCTGAGAGTCAACCCGGGGAGGATCAACATGCCGCTTCATATTATGGAGACGGTATTCGAGATTTCAACTCAGGAAGCCCAGTAAGCGGACAAGCCGCTGCGAGGGCAGTCCATCGCCGTAATGCTTCCAACATGGACCTACGCCTAGGCTCTGCAAGAGCATCCAGGGAAACATCACCTCGTGAGCCTACACCAGAGGTTCAGGTTCCCGAGCCCGAACCGAAGTCTGaacaggaggaggagattcaTTACAGACTCCCCGCACCTCGTCCAGAACTCCCCTCAGGTCGGGATCAAGAGAACGATGTCCAAGCAAGCCTCAAGAGGACGAAGCCATCAATGGAGGTTCTTCTGGACAAGATGCCAAAAAGACCGATGAGCGCTGACCCTGCTCCCCTAAGAACAGTCTCACCCGACCGAAAGCCTCTTGCTTCTATGGCTAGAAATACTCCCCTTCGCCAGGCTCCACCGCCACCTCCCAAGATGTCTGTCCTCGAGGCTGCCACTACTACTGCGGGTGCTGCTACGACTACACAGGCAAAGCAAAGGAGGAATATTCTGCGGGTGAATGGCGTAGCCTATACTCGACTTGACTGTCTTGGCCGAGGTGGCAGTGGAAAGGTGTACCgtgttgctgctgagaatggcaagatgTTTGCTCTGAAGCGGGTCTCTCTTGAGAATGCAGATGACTCGACCATCAAGGGCTATCTTGGTGAGATTGAtcttttgaagaagcttggagaGGTGGAGCGAGTTATCAAGCTGTTTGACTGTGAGATGAATACAGAGAAGCAAGTTCTCACTTTG CTTATGGAGATTGGAGAACTCGACTTCAACACTTTTTTGAGAAAACGGTATAACCCCGAGGCTTCCAAGTTCGATCCAGTCTTTGTACGATTTTACTGGAAAGAGATGCTCGAGTGTTTGCAAGCAGTTCACCAGTGTGATATTGTCCACTCTGACCTCAAGCCTGCCAATTTTGTGCTTGTGAAGGGTcagctcaagctcattgactttggcatTGCGAACGCTATTCAAACCGACGAGACTGTCAACGTCCACCGTGAGACTCAGGTTGGAACACCCAATTACATGTCACCTGAGTCTCTCATGGACTCAAATAACCCCCGGGGTGGCCGCGTTCCAGGTCGGCCTAAGCTTATGAAATTGGGCAAGCCCAGTGACATATGGTCTCTGGGTTGCATTTTGTATCAGATGGTTTATGGCCTCCCTCCATTTGGCCACATCGCCAACCAGATGTCAAGGTGTCAAGCCATCATTAACTGGGATCACGACATCGAGTTTCCTTCACGCGGCATGGGAGGCATGTCCGTTCCCCCTTCACTCATCCGCACTATGAAGCGCTGTCTTAACCGCGATCACCATATGCGACCAACCTGCGAGGAGCTATTGCACGAGTCCGACCCCTTCTTATACCCCGCAGAGCTCACCGACAAGGCCCTCCCCATTGACGAGGAGCTGCTTGCCAGAATCATCCAGAGCGTGGTGACGAGATGCCGGGAGCGCATGCCAACAGAGAGCGAAAGCTTAAGCGTCTGGCCACAGGCTTATTGGGCCAGTGTTAAGAAAGCGATGGCCGGGAGAATGTGA
- a CDS encoding Per1-like-domain-containing protein yields the protein MATQRGRPWARIFSLTVLVLAFTVVVSASTGDKLPEFKDCLKVCNAENCSPDKPQTPIPVLHRLLFWTCASECDYACQHIVTGQRMATGLTVEQFYGKWPFYRFLGMQEPFSVLFSLGNLWAHWDGLKKVQSRIPKSYSLRIFYDWLAYVGISSWVFSSIFHTRDFRLTEELDYFAAGANVLYGLYYTVVRVFRLDKRTPRRRTTLRVWSLVCASLFLGHVSYLKFIRWDYTYNMAANVAAGIVQNVLWTWFSFKRYRESRRMWAVWPGFVVAWIIFAMSMELFDFPPWLGCIDAHSLWHLMTIGPTILWYNFLVKDARDDMAGSQRLKL from the exons ATGGCAACTCAAAGGGGGCGGCCATGGGCGCGGATTTTTTCCTTGAccgtcctcgtcctcgctTTCACGGTAGTTGTCAGTGCCTCAACTGGCGACAAGTTGCCAGAATTTAAGGACTGTCTCAAG GTCTGCAATGCTGAAAACTGCTCCCCTGATAAACCGCAAACTCCAATCC CTGTTCTACATCGACTCCTATTCTGGACTTGCGCCAGCGAATGCGATTATGCCTGCCAGCATATTGTAACTGGTCAGCGCATGGCCACAGGCCTCACGGTCGAACAATTCTACGGGAAATGGCCCTTCTATCGCTTCCTCGGCATGCAGGAGCCCTTTAGTgtcctcttctctctcggCAATCTCTGGGCGCATTGGgatggcttgaagaaggtcCAGTCTAGGATACCGAAATCTTACTCCCTGCGAATATTCTACGATTGGCTAGCGTATGTCGGTATCTCCTCTTGGGTTTTCAGCTCTATCTTTCATACTCGTGATTTCCGGCTCACTGAGGAGCTTGATTACTTCGCTGCTGGTGCCAATGTCCTGTACGGTCTGTACTACACGGTGGTAAGGGTTTTCAGACTGGATAAACGCACCCCGCGAAGAAGAACCACCCTACGAGTTTGGTCGCTCGTCTGCGcctctctctttcttggtcATGTCTCGTACCTCAAGTTTATCCGCTGGGATTATACGTACAACATGGCTGCAAACGTGGCAGCAGGCATCGTGCAGAATGTCCTGTGGACCTGGTTTAGTTTCAAGAGATATAGGGAGTCAAGGCGCATGTGGGCTGTTTGGCCCGGTTTCGTGGTTGCTTGGATTATATTTGCCATGAGCATGGAACTGTTTGATTTCCCACCTTGGCTGGGTTGCATTGACGCTCACAGCTTGTGGCACCTCATGACGATTGGACCGACAATTTTATGGTACAA CTTTCTAGTTAAAGATGCTCGGGACGATATGGCTGGAAGCCAAAGACTCAAACTTTAG